Genomic segment of Corynebacterium urealyticum DSM 7109:
TGAGGAGTAGCCCCGACGTGTCTGAAGACTCTGCTGACCAGGCCAACCCGCAGGGTGAGGATACTGCTTCAGCGGATAGCAGTGTGTCCGCGAAGCTGAAGGACCTGCAACGCCGGCTCGAGCTGGCGCAGGACCCCGGCTCCGAGTCGGCGAAGGCCAAGCGCGACGCCGCCGGGCTGACTACCCCGCGCCAGCGCATCGACGCTCTCCTCGATGAGGGCTCCTTCACCGAGATCGGTGCCCTCGGCCAGGCCCCGGGCGACCCGACCGCCCCCTACGGCGACGGCGTGGTCACCGGCTATGGCCGCATTGGCGGCCGCCCCGTCGCGATCTACGCCCACGATAAGTCCGTCTTCGGCGGCTCCGTGGGTGAGACCTTCGGCAAGAAGGTCACTGAGGTCATGGACATGGCCACTCGCGTCGGCATCCCGGTCGTCGGCATCAACGACTCCGGCGGCGCCCGCATTCAGGACGCCGTGACCTCCCTGGCCATGTACTCCGAGATTGCGCGCCGCCAGGTTCCGCTCTCCGGTCAGAGCCCGCAGATCTCCATCCTGCTGGGCCCGTCCGCAGGTGGTGCGGTCTACGCCCCCGTGACGACGGACTTCCTTGTCGCCGTGGACGGTCGCACCCAGATGTTCGTCACTGGCCCGGCCGTCATCGAGTCCGTGACCGGCGAGAAGATCTCCATGGAGGAGCTCGGTGGGGCGCGCCAGCAGGCCCGCAACGGCAACATCAGCTACGTCGCCGCCAACGAGGATGAGGCCTTCAACTACGTCAAGGACCTGCTGGACTTCCTGCCCTCCTCGGCCTTCGACGAACTGCCCCAGTACTGGGCGCCGAATGACTCCCTGACGGAGCGGGACAAGGAACTGAACTCCATCATCCCGGACGACCCGAACGCCGGTTACGACATGATGGACGTGTTGACCCGCATCTTCGACGACGAAAACGTCCTTGAGGTGCAGGGTGACTACGGTTCCAACGTCATCACCGCCTACGCGCGTATCGACGGGCAGACGGTCGGCGTGATCGCAAACCAGCCGATGGTGCTAGCCGGCTGCCTGGACGCCGAGGCGGCGGATAAAGCCTCCCGCTTCATCCGCATCAACAACGCCTACAACATCCCGCTCGTCTTCGTGGTGGACACCCCCGGCTATCTGCCGGGAGCGGAGCAGGAGAAGGTCGGCCTGATCCACCGTGGCGCGCACCTGGGCTTCGCCCTGGCCGACGCGACGGTGCCGAAGGTCACCGTGGTGGTGCGCAAGGCCTTCGGCGGTGGTTATGCCGTCATGGGCTCGAAGAACCTCACGGCGGATGTGAACCTCGCGTGGCCGACCGCGCAGATCGCGGTGATGGGAGCGGAGGCCGCCGTCGTCATGATGAAGGGCAAGGAACTGGCCGCGATGCCCCCGGAGAAGCGGGTGGTGGCGAAGAAGATGTTCATGGACTTCTACAACGCCAACATGACCAGCCCCTATGTGTCCGCAGAGCGAGGCTACGTGGACGCGATCATCTCCCCGGAGGAGACCCGCGTGCAGCTGCGCCAGGCGCTGCGCCAGCTGGCGCACAAGCGCACACCGCGCGAGAAGAAGAAGCACACGATTTTGCCGATGTAGCCGCATCGGTGAGCGCACACAGCGTGGCGGAATCCCTCGAGTTCCGCCGCGCTCGTGTTGTTTTCGGCGTAGTATCCATAGTAATTTTTTGGGTCCAAACAATTGGCCAACTAGATGGGAAATATATGACGACGCAGTCTCCGCTGAGCCAGATCAAGAAGCTCGCGAATAACCTCAAGTACTCGGCAGAGGGCCTCGCCACCGAGGTCTCTGCCGTGGGGCGCGGGCTGATCCCGGTGCTGCGCTCCGACATCGTCGCCAAGGGAGGGGGCGTGCGTGGCCAGCTCGCCTTCCTGGAGGGCATCGCCCGCTACGGCTTCAGCACCGCCCGCCAGATGCGCTACGCGGCTTTCCACGCCCCGGATCAGCTGGCCTTCATCGACGACATGGGGCAGCGCACCTACCGTGAGATGCTGGACGACGTCCAGGCCCTGGCCCGCTCCCTGCAGAGCCGCGGAGTGGGCAAGGGCGACCGAGTCGGCGTGATGTGCCGCAATAGCCGCGCGATCATCTATGCCATCGGCGCCAAGGGCTTCGTTGGCACCAAGATCTTCCTGCTGAATATCGGCAGCTCCCCGGAGCAGCTGGCTAAGTCCATGGTGGAGCACGACCTGGACCTGCTGTACATCGACGAGGAGTTCGCCGAGCGCCTGCCGGAGGACCTCGGCGACTGCGAGATCATCATCGGGCACGCCGAGGACCTGGGCAACCCGAAGGTGCGGGACGCCTCCTGGCCGACCTTCCAGCAGCTCATTGATACCGCCCCGAGCGCGGAAGCTGAGAAGCTGCCCCTGTTCCCGAAGCGCGATCACATCATCATCATGTCCTCCGGTACTTCCGGGACGCCGAAGGGCGTGGCCATTCGGGAGCCGCTGATCCCAACCCCGCTGCGCGCGCTGGTCACCCGCGTGCCGTGGCGCGCGAAGATGATGGTGCAGATGTCCGCCTCGATGTTCCACTCCTGGGGCTGGGCGAATATCAACCTCATCATCGCCCACCGCGCGACCGTGGTGCTGCGCCGTATCTTCGACCCGAAGCAGGCGATGGAGGATCTTGTGAACTACCAGATCGAGGGCATCATCACCTCGCCGATCTTCCTCAAGGAGCAGCTGCGGGTCGCCGAGGAGGGGGACTATGACGTCTCCAGCGTGAAGATGATCATCTCCTCCGGCCACGCCATGACCCCGGACTTCATCCGCGCGGTCCAGGCGAAGTTCGGCCCGGTGCTGGCGAACTTCTACGGCTCCACCGAGGCTTCCTCCTGCGTGATGACCACCCCGGAGGAGCTGGCGGAGGATCCGAAGCTCGCGGGCCGCGCCGTCACCGGCGTGCGCATCAAGATTTTGGACGAGGACGGCAACGAGCTGCCCCCGGGCCAGGTCGGCCGCATCTTCTGCCGCGGCGCGATGACGATGAAGCAGTACACCAACGTCCGCGACAAGATGGTGATCGAAAAGGGCCTGCTGGAGATCGGCGACAAGGGTTATCTCACCGAGGACGGTCGCCTATACGTCCTGGGCCGCAACGACGACATGATCATCGTCGGCGGCGAGAACGTCTACCCGAAGTCCGTCACCGAGGTGCTGGAGCCCATGCCGGGCATCCGCGACCTCTTCGTCAAGGGCGTGGAGGACGAAGACACCTTCGCTCGCTTGGCCGTGTGGATTGTCCGGGAGGACGACGAGACCGGCCGGCGCCTCACGAAGAAGGCCGTTCAGGACTGGGTTCTGGAGAAGCTCGCCGAGCATTCCGTGCCCCGGGATGTCGTCTTCGTCGACGAGCTGCCGTACAACCCGACTGGCAAGGTCATGCCGCGTCAGCTTCCGGATTCCCGCATCCACGGCGAGCCCTAAGCCTGCGCTAGGGGAGGGGCAGGCTCCTCCCTGGGGGTGCGTTTCCTGGAGGGGCGTCGGGGCACCGCCAGGTTAAGCCTGTTGCTTGGCCTTGTGGTGAACGAAGAGGGTAATCAGCAGCGCCAGCACGTAGAGCCCGGTGAGCCAAGCGAGCAGCGCCGCCCAGCTGATATCGAAGAACTGACCGGAGAGCGCACCCAGCAGCGAGGAACCCAGGTAGTAGCTCAGCACATAGGTGCTGGAGGCCTCGGCGCGATCCTTCTTTGCAGCGGCACTCACCCAGCCGCTGGCCACGGAGTGGCAGGCGAAGAACGCGGCGGTGAACAGCAGCGCGCCGGTCACGGTGAGCCAGACCGTCGGGATGAACATCAGCAACAACCCGGCCAGCGCCAGCACCATCGAGACGGTGAGAACCCGCCCCTGCCCGTAGGCCTGCACGGCCCGACCCGCCCGGGCGGAGGACCAGGTGCCGGAAAGATAGATCACGAAGACCGCGGCGGCCAGGGACTCTGGTAGCCCGTACTCGCCGATCAGGTGGAAGCCCAGGTAGTTGTACAGGGAGACGAAGGCACCCATCAGCAGGAAGGGCAGCACGAACAGCCCGAGCAGCACCGGCGAGCGGAAGTGGCCCGCGAAAGCGGCGAGCTCGTGGGAGACCGTGATCTTCTTTGGCGTGAAGTTCCGCGAAGGTGGCAGCAGCACCAGCATCGCCAGGCCGATGAGGACGGAGACCCCGCCTGAGGTCAGCACCGCGACGCGCCAGTCTGCGAACTCCAATACCGCGCCGGGGATGAGGCGGCCGAAGAGCCCTCCGATGCTCGTGCCGGAAATATAGAAGCCCATTACCCGCGGCAGGTGTTTGGCGTCGATCTCCTCGGCGAGGTAGGTCATGATCACAGCGGGCACGCCGGCCACCGCCACGCCCTGCAGGGCGCGCATGAGCAGCAGCGGGCCGACCCCGGGCGCGATGGCCACCAGCAGGCTCAAGAAGGTGGCGGCCATGACGCTGATCTGCAGGATGCGGTAGCGTCCCAGCCGCTCGGAGAGGATCCCGACGGGGATGACGGATAGCGCCAGCGCCCCCGTCGTCGCTGAGACCGAGAGCGCAGCGACGGTGGGGCTGATGCCGAAGTCCGCCGTAATGCTCGGCAGGACCGCCTGGGTGACGTACATGGCGTTGAAGGACGCCAACCCCGCGAAAAGCGCGCCGATCAGTGCCCGCTTGTAGCCGGGATCGGTTGGTGTGAGCCCCCTCGATACGCCAGCGGCGCCGGCCGCCCCCTCCCGGGCGGCCGACGCCGTTGTCTCTGGATTCACGTCCTCCGTCGCGTGATTCTCTGTGTGGCTCATGCCACTAATTATGCACTTAGGGTGCTAGCGAGGTGCCCTTGGGTAGGTCGATGCGGTCCGAGGAGACCACGTAGGCATCCATGGTGCCGTCCAGCATCCGCAGCTTTTCGGAGAGCGCATCGGGCTGGCCGAGCCCCATCTTCGCGGCTTCCTTCTTGATCTCCTCCGGTGCCCAGGAAGCGTCGATGGTGATCGGGATTGTCTTCACCCCGGCGATCTCCGGGGTGATGGTCAACTTGCTCACGATGATGTGGAAGTTGCCGCTCAGCACGCTCGTCTTGCCGGGGCCGGTGCGCTGCCAGATTGGTCCCGCGGACTGGCCGGGCATCTCCATGGCCAGGTTTTGCAGGACGGCCTTGTCCGCGTCGATGCGCAATGCGGGCTTGGGTCCCTGCTGGGTCTCCAGCGTGATCAGGGAGAGCTTCATATTGCCCAGCAGCGCGGTGGAGTCGGTCGTGATCTGGAAGGTGTTGCCCGGAATTCCCCGCAAGCCCTCGATGGGGGTTGGGGGAGTGAGATCCATCTCGTACTCCTCCGGGATCTCCGGGAGCTTGAGTGTTTCCGGCAGCTTGGACGCTTCCGGGAGCTTCGGGAGGCCAGGCACCTTTGGTGGATCCGGAAGTTTCGGCGCTTCTGGCAGCTTGGGCGAGGCAGGTTGGTGCTGTGCTGGGGGCTTCGCCGTCCCAGGGGCCTTGGGGGCGCCCGGCAGCTCCGGGAACTTCGGCAGCTCAAGCTGCGCCTGCGCCGGTGGGGCTCCCGCCGTAGCGGTCAGACCCGCGGCCAGTCCGGTCGTGGTGACGGCGGCGAGAACCGCAACAGCGGTGGAATTGCTGGCCCCGGAGGTCGTGCCCGACTCGGTGGCAGCCCGATCCGCCTTCTGCTGCTTCTTGGCCTCCCGCCGCGCGGCGAGCTCCTCCTTGGAGGAATCCGTCCAAGACAGCGCCAGGGCGCCGCCCACCAGGGCCAGCAGGGTGCCGAGTATGAAGCCACCGAAGTTTGACGTCGGCAGCGCGACGATGCCCAGGATGATGCCAGCCACGCCGGTGAGGATGCGGCTCCCGCCCCCGAACCACGTCATCAGCCCGCAGGCGATCAGCAGGGCGCCGATGATGAAGGTGGACACCCCCGAGATCGTCGAGACCTGGATGATGATGTTCGAGACCTCCAGCGAGAGATACGCAGGGGTGAGGATCACGACCCCGCCCAGCAGCATCAGCAGCCCGGCGAAGAATGGACGGCTGCGCCGCCACTGGGTGAAACCGGAGCGGCGCTGGCTCGCCGTGGCCTCGTCTCCATTCTCGCCTGCTGTGGCGTCTACTCCCGTATCTGCTGTGGTCGGCAGCTCCTGGGTCTCCTTGTTCTCAGTCACGGGGGTGCCACCGGTGCTCGCCGCGTCGGTGGCTGCCGCCTCCGCCGCTGCACCGTTAGCACTCTGCGTCATCTGGATTCTCCAGCGTGATCTTGCTTCCCGCCGCGGTCAGCTGGTCCGCGGACAGTGAAGTCGCGTGCATGGTCTGCCCATCGGAGATGAGCTTCTCGGCCGCGATACCCCACGCACCGGGGGCAGCGTTTTTGTCGACCTGGTTCGCATCGATGCCGATCTGTGGCTTGACCAGAGTCATGCCACCGCTCAGATCAGGGGCGCCGATGATCATGTTCTCGGCTTCCATGTTCTGGCCCGGCACGAGCATCTGGAACTTTTTCTCCCCAATACCCGGCACCTTGATCGGTGCGGACATGCACACGTCGGACACGCGGGCCTTGGTCATCTTGATGCGGGAGACCGTCTCCTCGCCATTGGCCAGCTTGTCGGAATCGACGAAGAGGGAGAAGCCGTCCGCGTCCAGACCGCCGACGTCCATGTTGAAGATGGTGTTGGACAGCGCCAGGTTGGCGGAGATCCCGCCTTCGGCCATGGCGACGCCCATTCCCCCGGATGCCAGCAGGCCGACACCCAGAATTCCTGCGAATCGAAGTTTCCTTGTGTGTCCCATGTCCCAGCACACTAGGCGCGCAAAACTAAGTTTCGTGCAAACTTCGCGAAGATTTCCCCTAAAAAATTGAGAGAGGGCGGAAAGTTTTTAGCTCTTCCGCGTCCGGAGTCGGGCGATGCCACGCCAGCCGAAAAGCAGCAGGGCGGACATCAACGTGGCCACCAGGATGAAGGACCAGTGGGGGACCGCCGCGTTGCGGATACCCCAAATGCCGAGTCCAGCAACGAGGCTGCCCAGCCACACGAAGACCCCGGTGCGCAGCGAGAATCCAGCCGCACCCGCCCCCGTGGCGCGCAGGATAACCCAGACGATCGCCGCCCCCAGCATGAAGGGCCAGGCGGTGTCCAGCCAGCGCAGGACGCTGAAGCCCGAGCCGTCGTCGTGGGCCAAGCGCGCGAGCAGCGCGAAGATCAGCAGCGCCAGAAGATCCAGTACGGGCGCGAGAGCGCCGGAGGTTGGCGCGGTGGTGGTGGGGGCAGCAGCATTGTGCGGGGCAGTAGACATGCCCTCAGCTTAGCCGGAGGTGGGGCCGGGCTCGGATGCTGCCTTCTGGTCGTCGGCCGCGGCACCTGGTGCCAGCTCGCGGGGGTTGGGCAGTTTTGCCACGAGGAAGATGATCCAACCCAGCCCCACGAGACCGACGAAGCTGAACATGCGGAAGACAATGACGGCGGCGAAAGCCTGCCCGGAGGTCAGCCCTGCAACTGCCACGAGGGTACTGGTCAGCACGATGTCCACCGGGCCCAGCCCGCCCGGGGTGATCTGCGCCTGGCCGACCAACTTGGCGGAGATGAAGCTCAGCACCACTCCGGCGATCGGCGCCTTAGCGCCCACCGCGTAGGTGCAGGCCAATAGGCAGATGATCTCCAGGATCCAGTTCAGCAGAGACCAATTGATCGCCAGTGCGAGCTTCGGCAGCGGCAGCTCCACCGTCGCAAGCTGCTCGGAGAATCCCGCGAGCTGTTCCACGTGCCGATCTTCCGGCTTCTTACGCCAGCGGTTGAAGCCCCGCAGTCGGGCGATCAGCCAGTCCTCCACCTTCTTGGGGTTGCGCGCGGCCCAATTCGTTAAGGACGCCAACACCACCAACACCACAAGCGAAACAGCCAACGTGAGTGGATTGACCTTCAGCCCAAGAAAGAAGACCGAGCCGATGCCCAGCAATGCCATGCCCGCACCCGCGAGCAGGCCGGAGAAGACCATGTACCAGCTAGCGATCACCGGCGTGGCGCCCCACTTCAGCTGCTCCCGGAAAATCATCGCCACGGAGATGGCAGGCCCGCCGGGAAGGGATGCAGACCAAGCATTCGCGACCAGCCCCAGCACATTGGCTGAGAGGCGCCGGACCTTGATCCCCGCCGAGCGCAGCAGCACGACCATGACCTCCGCCTGCGCGAACATCGACAGCAGGACGGTCACTACGGCGAGCAGCAGCCAGCGGTTATCAGCAGCCTTGAGCTCCTCCCACCCGTTTTCCAGGAAGCCGAAGTGGCGGTGCGCCATGAACGCGATGGCGACGAGCACCGCCAGCGAGATGGCGATCCGGGTGAGGGGGGAGCGGAGGAAGGCGGAGGTCTTGGCGAGCACTAGTCCTGGCGACCCTCCCCGCGGCGCCCCTCCTCACGGCGCCCCTCCTCACGACGTCTCAGCTCCGCCATGAGTTGCTCGAAGGGCACGGTGCGCCCGCGCTGCCCGGAGTTCTCATCCTCCGGTGCAACAGTCGGCTCAGCAGCAGCCTCGTTGTCTGTGTCGACGTCGCCCTCGACGTCGGTCTCAACGTCTGCCTCGGATGCCACGTCGGCGGTGGTCATTGCGTCGACGTCGGCATCTGTGGCGGCCGCGTCCTCGTCGTCCGTGTCCTCCGCGTGGTCCTCGTCCGCAGCTTCGACGTCCTCCGCGAACTCGGCATCCTCGGTGCGCTCACCGTCGACGTCCACGTCCTCGTGCTCATCTTCGGCGTGCGCCTCGGGGAGCGGTTCCGGCAGGGGCTCCCGCTGGCCGGAGTGCTCCGGGGCGGTCTCGGTGGCGGCCCCACCGGCCGGGGCAGCAGCACCCGCCGCCGCAGGCGCGCCAGCACCCACCAGGGCCGGCTCGGCGGCACCCACGGCGACCGGGGAATCGGCGAGCTGCTCGTTGTGACCAACCTTCTCGGACAGCCGCTGTACCCAGCGGGGTGCCCACCAGTTGTCCTCGCGCAGCATGTGCATCACGGCCGGGACCAGCAACAGGCGGATGACGGTGGCGTCCAAAATGAGGGCCGTGATCATGCCGTAGGCGATGTACTTCATCATCACGATGTCCGAGAAGCCGAAGGCGCCCGCGACCACGATCATGATCAGGGCGGCGGCGGTGATGATGCCGCCGGTATTCGCCACGCCGAAGCGGATCGAACGGTCGGTGCTCTCCCCGTGGGAGCGGGCCTCCACCATGCGGGAGACCAGGAAGACCTCGTAGTCCGTGGACAAGCCAAAGAGGATTGCCACGATGAGCACCAGGATCGGGCTCATCAGTGGGCCCGGGGTGAAGTTGAACAGGTCCGCGCCCACACCGTCGACGAAGAGCAGGGTCAGCACGCCCAGGGTCGCGCCGATGCCCAGCACGTTCATGATCACGGCCTTCGCCGGGATGATCAGCGAGCCGAAGACCAGCGCCATGAGCACGAAACTGACCACCACGATGTAGAGCATCATCCACGGCAGCTTGTCGAACAGGGCCTGGATGGACTCCTGCTCCATGGCCGGGGTGCCGGCGACCAGCACCTCGGCGCCCTCGGCATTCAGGTCCTCCAGCTCCTCGACGATGCGCTTGTAGTCATCGCGGTCGGCGATGCCGGTGGACAGCACCGTCGTGTCGTCCTTCGTCGGCTGCGTGACGCGGAACGGACCAGTCAGCCCGGTGATGTCGTTGGCCTCCCGGTAGACCTGGGCCACCGCCTGCTGATCGCCCTGAATGACGAGCTTGATCGGGTCGGTGCGGAAGGCCGGGAACTTCTCGTCGAAGTTATTCTGCGCCACACGAGTGGTCTCGTTCGGCGGCAGGTAGGTCTCGTTGATTCCGCCGAACTTGATGCCAGCCATCGGGGCGGTCAGGGCCAGCAGCAGCGCGACCAGCAGGAAGGTCACGGCCTTGGAGTGGCGCATCGCGAAGGCCGGGATGCGACCCCAGATGGTGTTGATCTGCTCGTCGCGGGTGCGGGTCTTGTGCTTGCGCACCGCCCACTTATCGATGTTGTGGCCCAGCATGCCGAAGATGCTCGGCAGCACCATCACGGAGAGCAGCGCAGCCAGGCCGACCGCGCTCATCGCGCCGAAGGCCACGGACTTCAGGAAAGCCTGCGGGAAGATCAGCAGGCCGGAGAGCGCGACGGCCACCATCGCCGCGGAGAAGACCACCGTCTTGCCGGCCGTCGCGGTGGTGTTTCGCACCGCGGTGGGGACGTCGCTGCCCTCGGCGAGCTCCTCGCGGAAGCGGGAGACCATGAACAGGCCGTAGTCGATCGCCAGGCCCAGGCCCAGCAGGGTGACGACGGAGATCGCGAAGACGTTGATCTGCGTGGCCGCCGCCAGCAGGGAAAGCACGCCCAGGGAGCCGAGGATGGACAGCACGCCCACCAGCAGCGGCATCAGCGCGGCGATCACGCCACCGAAGACGATGAGCAGCAGCACGCCGACCGCCGGCAGGGCGTAGATCTCGGCGCGGGAAATGTCCCGGGACATGCCGGAATCCAGCGCGCCGGCCACCGCGGTCTGACCCGCGATCTCCGTCCTCAGTCCCGGCACCTCGATCTTGGCCAGGTCATCCTCGATGGCGCGCAGGTTGTTCAGGACGTCCTCGTCCTCACCCTTCATCGCCAGGGAAGCGAAGGCGGCGTCGCCCTCCGGGGTGGCCATTTGGCGTGGCCCGTTGGCCCAGTAGGAGTTGATCGTGCGGATGTTATCCGGGTACTTCTCCTCCAGGGCGGTCAGCTGCTTCGTTAGCGATTCCTTGACCTCCGGGGTGGTCACCGACTGCGGCTTGTCGCCCGTGACCAGCAGAATCACGTCGCCCGAGTCATCGCGACCGAAGATCTCCTCCTCGATCTCCTTCGCCCGGGTGGACTGCGAGCCGGGGTCGTCCCAACCCTCCTGGCTCAGCCGGTCGTCCAGCTGCGTGCCCACGGTCGCGAAGAGCGCGAGCACCGCCGCGATGATGACCAGCGGGATGACCCGGCGGAAACGGTAGGCGAAATTTCCCCAAGCGCTAAACATGGAAGTTGTTCTCCGAAGGGTTGTGGTGGTTGTTGTCCCTGCGCTCGGCAAGCGCAGTCAGCGGGCGGAAAGGCTGCAGCCAAGCGCCCTCGTCCGGCAGGTTGTCCAGGCTCACGCGCGGCAGCGGTTCGCGGAAGACTCCGGGGATATCCTCCAGGTCCACGAAACGCAGCTTCTCGTTGCCCAGCACCCAGGCGACATGCTCCCGGAAGCCGATGACGGTGACGGGGATGTCCTCGGAGAGCTCCTCCAGGGTCTCCCGGAAGTTCTGGCCGTCCGCGCTGGCGACGATCAGCCCGTCGAGAATGCCCTCCGAGTGACGGCGACGGATGAGGTCCAGCATGTCGGCGTCGACGTCCGATTCCTCGGTGATCTTGGGCTTGGCGAAGACCGCGAAGCCCACGTTGCGCAGGGCTTCCACCCAAGGGCGGACGACGTCAGCGCCACCGGGGGTGATGTTCGTGAAGACGGTCGCCTCGGGCTCGATGAGCTCCTCGCCACTGAGGCCGAAGTCCTCGTTGAGCTGCTGGGTTTCGTCGATGACCCAGCGGCCTACCGCGTCGAAGCGGGGACGGTGGGCGGCGGTGGGGCGAGCCCCCAGGATCGCGCCCAGCCCCATGTCGATATTCGGGGCATCCCACACCAACAGGAGGGTGGGGCGGGTCTCGGTGGCGGCACCGTAGGAGCGATGCTGCTCCCCGACGGTGGTGCCGGAACCGGAAGAAGAAGGACTAGTCATATGCGGGATAAATTGTGATGAAACGTTGTCAGCGGTGAGAAAACCACTTAAGAAAAATCTGGAATAGGGATCAA
This window contains:
- a CDS encoding acyl-CoA carboxylase subunit beta; its protein translation is MSEDSADQANPQGEDTASADSSVSAKLKDLQRRLELAQDPGSESAKAKRDAAGLTTPRQRIDALLDEGSFTEIGALGQAPGDPTAPYGDGVVTGYGRIGGRPVAIYAHDKSVFGGSVGETFGKKVTEVMDMATRVGIPVVGINDSGGARIQDAVTSLAMYSEIARRQVPLSGQSPQISILLGPSAGGAVYAPVTTDFLVAVDGRTQMFVTGPAVIESVTGEKISMEELGGARQQARNGNISYVAANEDEAFNYVKDLLDFLPSSAFDELPQYWAPNDSLTERDKELNSIIPDDPNAGYDMMDVLTRIFDDENVLEVQGDYGSNVITAYARIDGQTVGVIANQPMVLAGCLDAEAADKASRFIRINNAYNIPLVFVVDTPGYLPGAEQEKVGLIHRGAHLGFALADATVPKVTVVVRKAFGGGYAVMGSKNLTADVNLAWPTAQIAVMGAEAAVVMMKGKELAAMPPEKRVVAKKMFMDFYNANMTSPYVSAERGYVDAIISPEETRVQLRQALRQLAHKRTPREKKKHTILPM
- a CDS encoding acyl-CoA synthetase; the protein is MTTQSPLSQIKKLANNLKYSAEGLATEVSAVGRGLIPVLRSDIVAKGGGVRGQLAFLEGIARYGFSTARQMRYAAFHAPDQLAFIDDMGQRTYREMLDDVQALARSLQSRGVGKGDRVGVMCRNSRAIIYAIGAKGFVGTKIFLLNIGSSPEQLAKSMVEHDLDLLYIDEEFAERLPEDLGDCEIIIGHAEDLGNPKVRDASWPTFQQLIDTAPSAEAEKLPLFPKRDHIIIMSSGTSGTPKGVAIREPLIPTPLRALVTRVPWRAKMMVQMSASMFHSWGWANINLIIAHRATVVLRRIFDPKQAMEDLVNYQIEGIITSPIFLKEQLRVAEEGDYDVSSVKMIISSGHAMTPDFIRAVQAKFGPVLANFYGSTEASSCVMTTPEELAEDPKLAGRAVTGVRIKILDEDGNELPPGQVGRIFCRGAMTMKQYTNVRDKMVIEKGLLEIGDKGYLTEDGRLYVLGRNDDMIIVGGENVYPKSVTEVLEPMPGIRDLFVKGVEDEDTFARLAVWIVREDDETGRRLTKKAVQDWVLEKLAEHSVPRDVVFVDELPYNPTGKVMPRQLPDSRIHGEP
- a CDS encoding MFS transporter → MSHTENHATEDVNPETTASAAREGAAGAAGVSRGLTPTDPGYKRALIGALFAGLASFNAMYVTQAVLPSITADFGISPTVAALSVSATTGALALSVIPVGILSERLGRYRILQISVMAATFLSLLVAIAPGVGPLLLMRALQGVAVAGVPAVIMTYLAEEIDAKHLPRVMGFYISGTSIGGLFGRLIPGAVLEFADWRVAVLTSGGVSVLIGLAMLVLLPPSRNFTPKKITVSHELAAFAGHFRSPVLLGLFVLPFLLMGAFVSLYNYLGFHLIGEYGLPESLAAAVFVIYLSGTWSSARAGRAVQAYGQGRVLTVSMVLALAGLLLMFIPTVWLTVTGALLFTAAFFACHSVASGWVSAAAKKDRAEASSTYVLSYYLGSSLLGALSGQFFDISWAALLAWLTGLYVLALLITLFVHHKAKQQA
- a CDS encoding DUF6114 domain-containing protein, producing MTQSANGAAAEAAATDAASTGGTPVTENKETQELPTTADTGVDATAGENGDEATASQRRSGFTQWRRSRPFFAGLLMLLGGVVILTPAYLSLEVSNIIIQVSTISGVSTFIIGALLIACGLMTWFGGGSRILTGVAGIILGIVALPTSNFGGFILGTLLALVGGALALSWTDSSKEELAARREAKKQQKADRAATESGTTSGASNSTAVAVLAAVTTTGLAAGLTATAGAPPAQAQLELPKFPELPGAPKAPGTAKPPAQHQPASPKLPEAPKLPDPPKVPGLPKLPEASKLPETLKLPEIPEEYEMDLTPPTPIEGLRGIPGNTFQITTDSTALLGNMKLSLITLETQQGPKPALRIDADKAVLQNLAMEMPGQSAGPIWQRTGPGKTSVLSGNFHIIVSKLTITPEIAGVKTIPITIDASWAPEEIKKEAAKMGLGQPDALSEKLRMLDGTMDAYVVSSDRIDLPKGTSLAP
- a CDS encoding DUF6230 family protein, encoding MGHTRKLRFAGILGVGLLASGGMGVAMAEGGISANLALSNTIFNMDVGGLDADGFSLFVDSDKLANGEETVSRIKMTKARVSDVCMSAPIKVPGIGEKKFQMLVPGQNMEAENMIIGAPDLSGGMTLVKPQIGIDANQVDKNAAPGAWGIAAEKLISDGQTMHATSLSADQLTAAGSKITLENPDDAEC
- a CDS encoding DUF3054 domain-containing protein gives rise to the protein MSTAPHNAAAPTTTAPTSGALAPVLDLLALLIFALLARLAHDDGSGFSVLRWLDTAWPFMLGAAIVWVILRATGAGAAGFSLRTGVFVWLGSLVAGLGIWGIRNAAVPHWSFILVATLMSALLLFGWRGIARLRTRKS
- a CDS encoding lysylphosphatidylglycerol synthase transmembrane domain-containing protein yields the protein MLAKTSAFLRSPLTRIAISLAVLVAIAFMAHRHFGFLENGWEELKAADNRWLLLAVVTVLLSMFAQAEVMVVLLRSAGIKVRRLSANVLGLVANAWSASLPGGPAISVAMIFREQLKWGATPVIASWYMVFSGLLAGAGMALLGIGSVFFLGLKVNPLTLAVSLVVLVVLASLTNWAARNPKKVEDWLIARLRGFNRWRKKPEDRHVEQLAGFSEQLATVELPLPKLALAINWSLLNWILEIICLLACTYAVGAKAPIAGVVLSFISAKLVGQAQITPGGLGPVDIVLTSTLVAVAGLTSGQAFAAVIVFRMFSFVGLVGLGWIIFLVAKLPNPRELAPGAAADDQKAASEPGPTSG
- a CDS encoding MMPL family transporter, with the protein product MFSAWGNFAYRFRRVIPLVIIAAVLALFATVGTQLDDRLSQEGWDDPGSQSTRAKEIEEEIFGRDDSGDVILLVTGDKPQSVTTPEVKESLTKQLTALEEKYPDNIRTINSYWANGPRQMATPEGDAAFASLAMKGEDEDVLNNLRAIEDDLAKIEVPGLRTEIAGQTAVAGALDSGMSRDISRAEIYALPAVGVLLLIVFGGVIAALMPLLVGVLSILGSLGVLSLLAAATQINVFAISVVTLLGLGLAIDYGLFMVSRFREELAEGSDVPTAVRNTTATAGKTVVFSAAMVAVALSGLLIFPQAFLKSVAFGAMSAVGLAALLSVMVLPSIFGMLGHNIDKWAVRKHKTRTRDEQINTIWGRIPAFAMRHSKAVTFLLVALLLALTAPMAGIKFGGINETYLPPNETTRVAQNNFDEKFPAFRTDPIKLVIQGDQQAVAQVYREANDITGLTGPFRVTQPTKDDTTVLSTGIADRDDYKRIVEELEDLNAEGAEVLVAGTPAMEQESIQALFDKLPWMMLYIVVVSFVLMALVFGSLIIPAKAVIMNVLGIGATLGVLTLLFVDGVGADLFNFTPGPLMSPILVLIVAILFGLSTDYEVFLVSRMVEARSHGESTDRSIRFGVANTGGIITAAALIMIVVAGAFGFSDIVMMKYIAYGMITALILDATVIRLLLVPAVMHMLREDNWWAPRWVQRLSEKVGHNEQLADSPVAVGAAEPALVGAGAPAAAGAAAPAGGAATETAPEHSGQREPLPEPLPEAHAEDEHEDVDVDGERTEDAEFAEDVEAADEDHAEDTDDEDAAATDADVDAMTTADVASEADVETDVEGDVDTDNEAAAEPTVAPEDENSGQRGRTVPFEQLMAELRRREEGRREEGRRGEGRQD